A part of Streptomyces sp. DSM 40750 genomic DNA contains:
- the rpmF gene encoding 50S ribosomal protein L32 produces the protein MAVPKRKMSRSNTRHRRSQWKAAVPTLVACERCHEPKLQHIACPSCGTYNKRQVLEV, from the coding sequence GTGGCTGTTCCGAAGCGGAAGATGTCGCGCAGCAACACGCGCCACCGCCGGTCGCAGTGGAAGGCTGCGGTCCCCACCCTGGTTGCGTGCGAGCGCTGCCACGAGCCCAAGCTGCAGCACATCGCGTGCCCGTCATGCGGCACCTACAACAAGCGCCAGGTCCTCGAGGTCTGA
- the rnc gene encoding ribonuclease III produces the protein MRGTVSSPKKADDAKAEPTAKKKAENTASSHTLLEGRLGYQLESALLVRALTHRSYAYENGGLPTNERLEFLGDSVLGLVVTDTLYRTHPDLPEGQLAKLRAAVVNSRALAEVGRGLDLGSFIRLGRGEEGTGGRDKASILADTLEAVIGAVYLDQGLDSAAALVHRLFDPLIEKSSNLGAGLDWKTSLQELTATEGLGVPEYLVTETGPDHEKTFTAAARVGGVSYGTGTGRSKKEAEQQAAESAWRAIRAAADERAKAAAEAAARPDESADTPSDTAPA, from the coding sequence GTGAGAGGCACTGTGTCCAGCCCCAAGAAGGCGGATGACGCCAAGGCGGAGCCCACCGCCAAGAAGAAGGCGGAGAACACAGCCTCGTCCCACACGCTTCTGGAAGGGCGGCTCGGCTATCAGCTCGAGTCCGCCCTTCTGGTGCGCGCGCTGACCCACCGTTCGTACGCGTACGAGAACGGCGGCCTGCCCACCAACGAGCGCCTGGAGTTCCTCGGGGACTCCGTTCTCGGCCTCGTGGTCACGGACACGCTGTATCGCACCCACCCCGACCTGCCCGAGGGCCAACTGGCCAAGCTGCGGGCCGCGGTGGTCAATTCTCGTGCGCTGGCGGAGGTGGGCCGCGGGCTCGACCTCGGCTCCTTCATCCGGCTCGGCCGTGGTGAAGAGGGCACAGGTGGCCGGGACAAGGCATCCATCCTCGCCGACACCCTGGAAGCGGTGATCGGTGCGGTCTACCTCGACCAGGGACTGGACTCGGCGGCGGCGCTGGTGCACCGCCTGTTCGATCCACTGATCGAGAAGTCCTCGAATCTCGGAGCCGGCCTGGACTGGAAGACCAGTCTCCAGGAGCTCACCGCGACCGAGGGGCTCGGCGTGCCCGAGTACCTGGTCACGGAGACCGGCCCCGACCATGAGAAGACCTTCACCGCTGCCGCCCGCGTCGGAGGCGTCTCGTACGGCACCGGCACCGGCCGCAGCAAGAAGGAAGCGGAGCAACAGGCGGCCGAGTCCGCCTGGCGTGCCATCCGCGCCGCGGCGGACGAGCGGGCGAAGGCGGCGGCCGAGGCCGCGGCCCGGCCCGACGAATCCGCCGACACACCTTCGGACACCGCCCCGGCCTGA
- the mutM gene encoding bifunctional DNA-formamidopyrimidine glycosylase/DNA-(apurinic or apyrimidinic site) lyase, producing MPELPEVEVVRRGLERWVAHRTVADVEVMHPRAIRRHLAGPEDFAHRLKGHRIGEPSRRGKYLWLPVEDTGIAALAHLGMSGQLLVQPHDAADEKHLRIRVRFADDLATELRFVDQRTFGGLSLHDTTPDGLPDVIAHIARDPLDPLFDAEAFHQALRRKRTTIKRALLDQSLISGVGNIYADEALWRARIHYERPTAGFTRPRTTELLGHVRDVMNAALAVGGTSFDSLYVNVNGESGYFDRSLDAYGREGLPCRRCATPMRRRPWMNRSSYFCPTCQRAPRVSS from the coding sequence GTGCCCGAACTACCCGAGGTCGAGGTCGTACGACGGGGCCTGGAACGCTGGGTGGCCCACCGGACCGTCGCCGATGTGGAGGTCATGCACCCGCGCGCGATACGGCGGCACCTGGCCGGGCCCGAGGACTTCGCGCACCGCCTCAAGGGGCACCGGATCGGCGAGCCGAGCCGGCGGGGCAAGTATCTGTGGCTGCCGGTGGAGGACACCGGGATCGCCGCGCTGGCCCACCTCGGGATGAGCGGGCAACTGCTCGTGCAGCCGCACGACGCGGCGGACGAGAAGCACCTCAGGATCCGCGTCCGCTTCGCGGACGACCTCGCCACCGAACTCCGCTTCGTCGACCAACGCACCTTCGGCGGACTGTCGTTGCACGACACCACCCCCGACGGCCTGCCCGACGTCATCGCGCACATCGCCCGCGACCCCCTCGACCCGCTGTTCGACGCCGAGGCCTTCCACCAGGCGCTGCGGCGGAAGCGTACGACCATCAAACGGGCCCTGCTCGACCAGTCGTTGATCAGCGGGGTCGGCAACATCTACGCGGACGAGGCGTTGTGGCGGGCGCGGATCCACTACGAGCGCCCGACCGCCGGTTTCACCCGCCCCCGCACCACCGAACTCCTGGGCCACGTACGGGACGTGATGAACGCGGCCCTCGCGGTGGGCGGCACGAGCTTCGACAGCCTGTATGTCAACGTCAACGGAGAGTCGGGGTACTTCGACCGCTCGCTGGACGCGTACGGCCGGGAGGGGTTGCCCTGTCGGCGCTGTGCCACGCCGATGCGGCGGCGGCCGTGGATGAACCGGTCCAGCTACTTCTGCCCGACGTGTCAGCGGGCGCCGCGGGTCTCGTCGTAA
- a CDS encoding winged helix-turn-helix transcriptional regulator, with amino-acid sequence MESAAQTAVTPAQASAGADGLNLDDLAFDVFARNCPSRGTLEHVTGRWGVLTMGALHEGSLRFNELRRRVDGVSEKMLSQTLHALERDGLVHREAQATNPPRVDYTLTPLGREVSERLLSLITCVEDRMEDVLRARERYDETRGAR; translated from the coding sequence ATGGAATCAGCCGCGCAGACCGCCGTGACGCCCGCGCAGGCCTCCGCGGGCGCGGACGGCCTGAACCTCGACGACCTGGCCTTCGACGTGTTCGCCAGGAACTGTCCGTCGCGGGGCACCCTGGAGCACGTCACGGGCCGCTGGGGTGTGCTCACGATGGGCGCGCTGCACGAGGGCTCGCTCCGCTTCAACGAGCTGCGGCGCCGCGTCGACGGCGTCAGCGAGAAGATGCTCTCGCAGACCCTGCACGCCCTGGAGCGCGACGGCCTGGTCCACCGCGAGGCCCAGGCCACCAACCCGCCCCGCGTCGACTACACGCTCACCCCGCTCGGCCGCGAGGTCTCCGAGCGTCTGCTGTCCCTCATCACCTGCGTGGAGGACCGCATGGAAGACGTGCTCCGGGCCCGCGAGCGTTACGACGAGACCCGCGGCGCCCGCTGA
- a CDS encoding CAP domain-containing protein, protein MGRHRRSAAGRAARGGRATGVTDTGFASEEPHYGPENLYGFAAVLEADAQAASRAGGSRRRKKRAVTPVKTGLLGVSAAVALGTAAVATGVLPGGGQYTISGGNTSETVVPAGSPTGAASQQGGTDGAAQEREDESTSRDTEREASPSNSPSPSKTPSKKPSEEASEGSGSKKTKTPTAKPTKEKEKKTTAPAEVSSETQAEAAVLQLVNEERAKAGCSPVAANSDLAKLAESFSEDMALRGFFDHTNPDGEDPWDRAATLGITGLGGENIARGQATAEAVMEAWMNSPGHRANILNCDFKTLGVGVHMGDGGPWWTQDFGY, encoded by the coding sequence ATGGGACGCCACCGACGCTCCGCCGCCGGCCGCGCCGCCAGGGGGGGCCGCGCCACCGGGGTCACGGACACGGGCTTCGCTTCCGAGGAGCCCCATTACGGCCCGGAGAACCTGTACGGGTTCGCCGCTGTCCTGGAGGCCGACGCTCAGGCCGCCTCGCGCGCCGGTGGTTCGCGCCGTCGTAAGAAGAGGGCCGTCACCCCCGTGAAGACCGGTCTGCTCGGTGTCTCCGCCGCCGTCGCCCTCGGCACCGCCGCGGTGGCCACCGGGGTACTGCCGGGCGGCGGCCAGTACACGATCAGCGGGGGCAACACCTCCGAGACGGTGGTGCCTGCCGGTTCGCCGACGGGTGCGGCGAGCCAGCAGGGTGGTACGGACGGCGCCGCGCAGGAGCGCGAGGACGAGTCCACCAGCCGCGACACCGAGCGCGAGGCCTCGCCGTCGAACAGCCCGTCCCCCTCCAAGACGCCGTCCAAGAAGCCGTCCGAAGAGGCGAGCGAGGGCTCCGGCTCGAAGAAGACCAAGACGCCGACCGCGAAGCCCACCAAGGAGAAGGAGAAGAAGACCACTGCCCCCGCAGAGGTCTCCTCCGAGACCCAGGCCGAGGCCGCGGTCCTCCAGCTGGTCAACGAGGAGCGGGCCAAGGCGGGCTGCAGCCCGGTTGCGGCCAACAGCGATCTGGCCAAGCTGGCCGAGTCCTTCAGCGAGGACATGGCCCTCCGCGGCTTCTTCGACCACACCAACCCCGACGGCGAGGACCCGTGGGACCGCGCCGCCACCCTCGGGATCACCGGTCTCGGCGGCGAGAACATAGCCCGCGGCCAGGCCACCGCCGAGGCGGTCATGGAGGCCTGGATGAACAGCCCCGGCCACCGGGCGAACATCCTGAACTGCGACTTCAAGACCCTCGGCGTCGGTGTCCACATGGGCGACGGCGGACCGTGGTGGACGCAGGACTTCGGCTACTAG
- a CDS encoding acylphosphatase yields MSEDVRLVAWARGRVQGVGFRWFTRARALEIGGLSGFALNLADGRVQVVAEGSREACQGLLEWLQSDDTPGRVDGVTEIWDTPRGGYDGFAIR; encoded by the coding sequence ATGAGCGAGGATGTACGGCTGGTCGCCTGGGCGCGTGGACGGGTGCAAGGTGTGGGTTTCCGCTGGTTCACGCGGGCCAGAGCCCTGGAGATCGGCGGACTGAGTGGTTTTGCTCTCAATTTGGCCGACGGGCGGGTGCAGGTGGTCGCCGAGGGCTCCCGTGAGGCGTGCCAAGGGCTCCTGGAGTGGCTCCAGAGTGACGACACGCCCGGGCGCGTGGACGGCGTCACCGAGATCTGGGACACACCGCGAGGGGGTTACGACGGCTTCGCCATCCGCTGA
- a CDS encoding AAA family ATPase: MHLKALTLRGFKSFASATTLRFEPGITCVVGPNGSGKSNVVDALSWVMGEQGAKSLRGGKMEDVIFAGTTGRPPLGRAEVSLTIDNSDGALPIEYSEVTITRIMFRNGGSEYQINGDTCRLLDIQDLLSDSGIGREMHVIVGQGQLDSVLHADPMGRRAFIEEAAGVLKHRKRKEKALRKLDAMQANLARVQDLTDELRRQLKPLGRQAAVARRAAVIQADLRDARLRLLADDLVRLHAALRTEVADEAALKQRKEAAETELKKALQREAHLEGEVRRLAPRLQRAQETWYELSQLAERVRGTISLADARVKSATSAPPEERRGRDPEDMEREAARIREQEAELEAALEAAERALEDTVEHRAELERELMVEERRLKDVARSIADRRESLARLNGQVNAARSRAASAQAEIDRLAAARDEAQERAVTAQEEYEALKAEVDGLDADDNELAGQHDAAKRSLAEAEAALTAAREATTAAERRRAATQARHEALALGLRRKDGTGALLGAKDRLGGLLGPAAELLTVTPGYEVPLAAAFGVAADAIAVTSPSAAADAIRLLRKQDGGRAPLLPAGAPEELMPTGTGAPRRGVGNGATSLDQPADERRPLPAPPAGRTAPPAGHFATDLVRGPTELMPAVRRLLRDIVVVDTLEDAEDLVYARPDLTAVTAEGDLLGAHFAHGGSAGAPSLLEVQASVDEAAAELEELAVRCEELAEAQESAGELRRERAGFVEELGERRRAAEREKSAVAQQLGRLAGQARGAAGEAERSTAAAARAQEALDKAVQEAEELAERLAVAEEMPVEEEPDTSVRDRLAADGANARQTEMEARLQVRTHEERVKGLAGRADSLDRAARAEREARARAEQRRARLRHEAAVAEAVASGARQLLLHVEVSLARAEEERTAADAAKARREQELAQARNEGRDLKAELDKLTDSVHRGEVLGAEKRMRIEQLETKALEELGVEPEGLIAEYGPDQLVPPSLPAEGEELPDDPEHPRNQPKTFHRAEQEKRLKAAERAYQQLGKVNPLALEEFAALEERHKFLSEQLEDLKKTRADLLQVVKEVDERVEQVFTEAFWDTAREFEGVFSRLFPGGEGRLILTDPDNMLTTGVDVEARPPGKKVKRLSLLSGGERSLTAVAMLVSIFKARPSPFYVMDEVEAALDDTNLQRLIRIMQELQEASQLIVITHQKRTMEVADALYGVSMQGDGVSKVISQRLR; this comes from the coding sequence GTGCACCTCAAGGCCCTGACCCTCCGTGGGTTCAAATCGTTCGCCTCGGCGACCACACTCCGGTTCGAGCCGGGTATCACGTGTGTCGTCGGACCGAACGGTTCGGGCAAGTCCAATGTCGTGGACGCGCTCAGCTGGGTCATGGGCGAGCAGGGCGCGAAGTCGCTGCGCGGCGGCAAGATGGAGGACGTCATCTTCGCCGGCACCACCGGGCGACCCCCGCTGGGCCGCGCCGAGGTCTCCCTGACCATCGACAACTCCGACGGGGCCCTCCCCATCGAGTACTCCGAGGTCACCATCACGCGGATCATGTTCCGCAACGGCGGCAGCGAGTACCAGATCAACGGCGACACCTGCCGCCTCCTCGACATCCAGGACCTGCTCTCCGACTCCGGCATCGGCCGCGAGATGCACGTCATCGTCGGCCAGGGCCAGCTCGACTCCGTCCTGCACGCCGATCCCATGGGCCGCCGCGCCTTCATCGAAGAGGCCGCCGGCGTCCTCAAACACCGCAAGCGCAAGGAGAAGGCGCTCCGGAAGCTGGACGCCATGCAGGCCAATCTGGCCCGCGTCCAGGACCTCACCGACGAACTCCGCCGCCAGCTCAAGCCCCTCGGCCGGCAGGCCGCTGTCGCCCGCCGCGCCGCCGTCATCCAGGCGGACCTCCGGGACGCGCGGCTGAGGCTGCTGGCCGACGATCTCGTACGACTCCACGCGGCGCTCCGGACCGAGGTCGCCGACGAGGCCGCGCTGAAGCAGCGCAAGGAGGCCGCCGAGACCGAGCTGAAGAAGGCGCTCCAGCGGGAGGCGCACCTGGAGGGCGAGGTGCGACGGCTCGCTCCGCGCCTCCAGCGGGCCCAGGAGACCTGGTACGAGCTGTCGCAACTCGCCGAACGGGTGCGCGGCACGATCTCGCTGGCCGACGCCCGGGTCAAGAGCGCCACCTCCGCACCTCCCGAGGAGCGGCGCGGACGCGACCCCGAGGACATGGAGCGCGAGGCCGCCCGCATCCGCGAACAGGAGGCCGAGCTCGAAGCGGCCCTGGAGGCAGCCGAGCGGGCCCTGGAGGACACGGTCGAGCACCGCGCCGAGCTGGAGCGCGAACTGATGGTCGAGGAACGCCGTCTGAAGGACGTCGCCCGCTCCATCGCCGACCGCCGCGAGAGCCTCGCCCGCCTCAACGGCCAGGTCAACGCGGCCCGCTCCCGCGCGGCCTCCGCCCAGGCCGAGATCGACCGCCTGGCCGCCGCCCGCGACGAGGCGCAGGAACGTGCCGTCACCGCCCAGGAGGAGTACGAGGCGCTGAAGGCCGAGGTCGACGGCCTCGACGCCGACGACAACGAACTGGCCGGACAGCACGACGCCGCGAAGCGCTCCCTGGCCGAGGCGGAGGCCGCCCTCACCGCCGCCCGCGAGGCCACCACCGCGGCCGAACGCCGCCGCGCCGCCACCCAGGCCCGCCACGAAGCCCTCGCGCTGGGCCTGCGCCGCAAGGACGGCACGGGCGCGTTGCTCGGAGCGAAGGACCGGCTTGGAGGGCTGCTGGGTCCGGCCGCGGAACTGCTGACGGTGACGCCGGGTTATGAGGTACCGCTGGCGGCTGCCTTCGGGGTGGCGGCGGATGCGATCGCGGTGACGTCTCCGTCCGCTGCGGCGGATGCGATCCGGTTGCTGCGCAAGCAGGACGGCGGCCGAGCGCCGCTGTTGCCGGCGGGAGCGCCGGAGGAGCTGATGCCGACCGGTACGGGAGCGCCCCGAAGGGGTGTGGGGAACGGCGCGACCAGCCTCGACCAACCAGCAGACGAACGACGGCCTCTCCCGGCACCCCCCGCCGGGCGCACCGCACCCCCCGCCGGGCACTTCGCCACCGACCTCGTCCGCGGCCCCACCGAGCTCATGCCCGCCGTACGCAGGCTGCTGCGGGACATCGTCGTGGTGGACACCCTCGAAGACGCCGAAGACCTTGTCTACGCGCGCCCCGATCTCACCGCCGTCACCGCCGAGGGCGACCTGCTCGGAGCGCACTTCGCGCACGGAGGTTCGGCGGGGGCGCCGAGTCTGCTGGAGGTACAGGCGTCCGTCGACGAGGCGGCGGCCGAGCTGGAGGAACTCGCCGTACGGTGCGAGGAGTTGGCCGAGGCCCAGGAGAGCGCGGGTGAGCTGCGCCGGGAACGGGCCGGGTTCGTGGAGGAGCTGGGAGAGAGACGCCGGGCGGCCGAGCGGGAGAAGTCGGCGGTCGCCCAGCAGCTCGGGCGGCTGGCCGGGCAGGCGAGAGGGGCCGCGGGGGAGGCCGAGCGGTCCACCGCCGCGGCCGCGCGGGCCCAGGAAGCCCTCGACAAGGCCGTACAGGAAGCCGAGGAGCTGGCCGAACGGCTCGCGGTGGCCGAGGAGATGCCCGTCGAGGAGGAGCCCGACACCTCCGTACGGGACCGGCTCGCGGCCGACGGGGCCAACGCGCGGCAGACGGAGATGGAGGCCCGGCTCCAGGTGCGGACGCACGAGGAGCGGGTGAAGGGGCTCGCAGGGCGCGCGGACTCGCTCGACCGCGCCGCGCGCGCCGAGCGCGAGGCGCGGGCGCGGGCCGAACAGCGCAGGGCGCGGCTGCGGCACGAGGCGGCCGTGGCCGAGGCCGTCGCGTCCGGCGCCCGGCAGCTGCTCCTCCACGTCGAGGTCTCCCTCGCCCGCGCGGAGGAGGAGCGCACCGCCGCCGACGCCGCCAAGGCCCGCCGGGAGCAGGAACTCGCCCAGGCCCGCAACGAGGGGCGCGATCTCAAGGCCGAGCTGGACAAGCTGACCGACTCCGTACACCGGGGCGAGGTGCTCGGCGCCGAGAAGCGGATGCGGATCGAGCAGTTGGAGACCAAGGCGCTGGAGGAACTGGGCGTCGAACCGGAGGGGCTGATCGCGGAGTACGGCCCCGACCAGCTCGTACCGCCGTCGCTGCCGGCCGAGGGGGAGGAGCTGCCGGACGACCCGGAGCATCCCCGGAACCAGCCGAAGACGTTCCACCGCGCCGAGCAGGAGAAGCGGCTCAAGGCGGCCGAGCGGGCGTACCAGCAGCTCGGCAAGGTCAATCCGCTGGCGCTGGAGGAGTTCGCGGCGCTGGAGGAGCGGCACAAGTTCCTCAGCGAGCAGTTGGAGGACCTGAAGAAGACCCGCGCCGACCTCCTCCAAGTGGTGAAGGAGGTCGACGAGCGCGTCGAGCAGGTCTTCACCGAGGCGTTCTGGGACACCGCACGGGAGTTCGAGGGCGTTTTCAGCCGGCTCTTCCCGGGTGGCGAGGGGCGCCTGATCCTCACCGACCCCGACAACATGCTCACCACCGGCGTCGACGTCGAGGCCCGGCCGCCGGGCAAGAAGGTCAAGCGTCTCTCGCTGCTCTCCGGCGGCGAGCGCTCACTCACCGCCGTCGCCATGCTCGTGTCGATCTTCAAGGCGCGGCCCAGCCCGTTCTATGTGATGGACGAGGTCGAGGCGGCGCTCGACGACACCAACCTGCAGCGGCTCATCCGGATCATGCAGGAGCTGCAGGAGGCGTCGCAGCTGATCGTGATCACCCACCAGAAGCGGACGATGGAAGTCGCCGACGCGCTGTATGGCGTGTCCATGCAGGGTGATGGCGTATCGAAGGTGATCAGCCAGCGGCTGCGGTAG
- a CDS encoding sugar porter family MFS transporter, which translates to MTSTEQASNTGARDAQPDHLSHVIFIAAAAAMGGFLFGYDSAVINGAVEAIRDRYDIGSTALAQVIAVALIGCAIGAATAGRIADRIGRIRCMQIAAVLFTVSAVGSALPFALYDLAFWRIVGGFAIGMASVIGPAYIAEVAPAAYRGRLGSFQQAAIVVGIAISQLVNWGILNAADGDQRGELLGVEAWQIMLGVMVVPAVLYGLLSFAIPESPRFLISVGKDERAREVLAEVEGKDVDLDARVAEIESAMNSEHKSTFKDLLGGSFFFKPIVWIGIGLSVFQQFVGINVAFYYSATLWQSVGVDPTESFFYSFTTSIINIVGTVIAMIFVDRIGRKPLALIGSVGMVIGLALEAWAFSFDLVDGKLPATQGWVALIAAHVFVLFFALSWGVVVWVMLGEMFPNRIRAAALGVAASAQWIANWAITASFPSLADWNLSVTYVIYTVFAALSIPFVLKFVKETKGKALEEMG; encoded by the coding sequence GTGACCAGCACTGAGCAGGCATCCAACACAGGAGCTCGGGACGCTCAGCCCGACCATCTCTCGCACGTGATCTTCATCGCGGCGGCGGCCGCGATGGGCGGCTTCCTCTTCGGCTACGACAGTGCCGTGATCAATGGCGCCGTCGAAGCCATCCGGGACCGCTACGACATCGGCTCCACGGCCCTGGCACAGGTCATCGCCGTCGCGCTGATCGGCTGTGCCATCGGTGCGGCCACCGCGGGCCGCATAGCCGACCGCATCGGCCGTATCCGCTGCATGCAGATCGCGGCCGTCCTCTTCACGGTCAGCGCCGTCGGCTCCGCGCTCCCCTTCGCGCTGTACGACCTCGCCTTCTGGCGGATCGTCGGCGGCTTCGCCATCGGCATGGCGTCCGTGATCGGACCCGCCTACATCGCCGAGGTCGCCCCTGCCGCGTACCGGGGACGGCTCGGCTCGTTCCAGCAGGCCGCGATCGTCGTCGGTATCGCCATCTCCCAACTGGTCAACTGGGGCATCCTGAACGCCGCCGACGGCGACCAGCGCGGTGAGCTGCTCGGCGTGGAGGCCTGGCAGATCATGCTCGGTGTCATGGTCGTACCGGCCGTGCTGTACGGCCTGCTCTCCTTCGCGATCCCCGAGTCCCCGCGCTTCCTGATCTCCGTCGGCAAGGACGAGCGCGCCCGTGAGGTGCTCGCCGAAGTCGAGGGCAAGGACGTGGATCTCGACGCCCGGGTCGCCGAGATCGAGTCCGCCATGAACAGCGAGCACAAGTCGACCTTCAAGGACCTGCTCGGCGGCAGCTTCTTCTTCAAGCCGATCGTCTGGATCGGCATCGGCCTGTCGGTCTTCCAGCAGTTCGTCGGCATCAACGTCGCGTTCTACTACTCCGCGACCCTGTGGCAGTCCGTCGGCGTCGACCCGACCGAGTCGTTCTTCTACTCCTTCACGACCTCGATCATCAACATCGTCGGCACCGTCATCGCGATGATCTTCGTGGACCGGATCGGCCGCAAGCCGCTCGCCCTCATCGGCTCCGTCGGCATGGTCATCGGCCTCGCCCTGGAGGCATGGGCCTTCTCCTTCGACCTCGTCGACGGCAAGCTCCCCGCCACCCAGGGCTGGGTCGCGCTGATCGCCGCCCATGTCTTCGTCCTCTTCTTCGCCCTCTCCTGGGGCGTCGTCGTCTGGGTCATGCTCGGCGAGATGTTCCCGAACAGGATCCGCGCCGCCGCCCTGGGCGTGGCCGCCTCCGCGCAGTGGATCGCCAACTGGGCCATCACCGCGAGCTTCCCGTCCCTGGCCGACTGGAACCTCTCCGTGACGTACGTGATCTACACGGTCTTCGCCGCGCTCTCGATCCCCTTCGTCCTCAAGTTCGTGAAGGAGACGAAGGGCAAGGCGCTGGAGGAGATGGGCTAG
- a CDS encoding LLM class flavin-dependent oxidoreductase: protein MPVTVVRFNLVEPGATPASLRARYRAAVEMAAYADEQGISTVQTEEHHGVENNWLPSPFVFAGAVFGATRRIAVTVSAVIGPLHDPLRLAEDIAVLDLVSGGRLVTVAGIGYRPEEYAQFDVDWKSRGKLQDELLETLLQAWTGEPFPYRGRTVRVTPRPGTEPHPLLLVGGSSKAAARRAARLGLPFFPSAHLPELEAYYKERLVEYGTEGWTMMPAAETPLLHVAEDPDRAWAEYGGHFLHEARTYASWQSAGIRSAVRSGAATVADLRAEGVYRIVTPDECVALGLDNLVLHPLAGGMPVEEGWRGLRLFAERVLPRLDG from the coding sequence ATGCCCGTCACGGTCGTCCGTTTCAATCTGGTCGAGCCCGGCGCCACTCCCGCCTCGCTCCGGGCCCGCTACCGGGCCGCCGTCGAGATGGCCGCGTACGCCGATGAGCAGGGCATCAGCACCGTGCAGACGGAGGAGCACCACGGGGTCGAGAACAACTGGCTGCCATCGCCGTTCGTCTTCGCGGGGGCGGTGTTCGGGGCCACCCGCCGTATCGCGGTCACGGTGTCGGCGGTGATCGGGCCGCTGCACGACCCGCTGCGGCTGGCCGAGGACATCGCCGTACTGGATCTGGTGAGCGGCGGGCGGCTGGTGACCGTCGCCGGGATCGGGTACCGGCCGGAGGAGTACGCGCAGTTCGACGTCGACTGGAAAAGCCGCGGAAAGCTCCAGGACGAGCTGTTGGAGACGCTGCTCCAGGCGTGGACCGGTGAGCCGTTCCCCTACCGGGGGCGCACGGTCCGGGTCACCCCGCGGCCGGGTACCGAGCCGCATCCGCTGCTGCTGGTCGGGGGCTCGTCGAAGGCCGCGGCCCGCCGGGCGGCACGCCTGGGTCTTCCCTTCTTCCCGAGCGCGCATCTGCCGGAGCTTGAGGCGTACTACAAGGAGCGGCTCGTCGAGTACGGCACCGAGGGCTGGACCATGATGCCCGCCGCCGAGACCCCCTTGCTGCACGTGGCGGAGGATCCGGACCGGGCGTGGGCCGAGTACGGCGGGCACTTCCTGCACGAGGCGCGGACGTACGCCTCCTGGCAGTCGGCCGGCATTCGGTCGGCCGTGCGGTCGGGGGCGGCGACGGTGGCGGACCTGCGCGCGGAGGGCGTGTACCGGATCGTCACGCCGGACGAGTGCGTGGCGCTGGGCCTGGACAACCTCGTACTGCATCCGCTGGCCGGGGGTATGCCGGTCGAGGAGGGGTGGCGCGGGCTTCGGCTCTTCGCCGAGCGGGTGCTGCCGCGCCTCGACGGCTGA